CGGTGGACGCCCGCGTCGAGCACGAGATCCACGAGGCGCTGGGGCACGTGATGGAGGGCCGCACGACCCTGCTCATCGCCCACCGCCGCTCCACCCTGGGCCTCGCCGACCGCATCGCGGTCCTGGACGCCGGCCGTCTCGCCGACATCGGCACCCACGACGAGCTCCAGGAACGCTCCGCCCTGTACCGGCGCCTGCTCACCGACCCCGACGAACTCGGCGGCGTCTCACCAGGCCACGCCCAGCCGGCCTGCCCGCGCGAGGACACCTCCGTACGCGACGAACTGGACGCGGAGTTCGACGCCGAACGCGGGGTGACGCCGCGGCTGTGGACCGGGGACCGGGAGCCCAAGGACCTGGCGCTCGCGGAGTCCCCGGCGACTCCCGAGCTCCTCGCCCAGGTCGAGGCGCTGCCCCCGGCCATCGACGTCCCCGACATCGACGAGGCGCGCGCGGTGCGCCCGGAGGAGAGCTACGGGCTCAAGCGGCTGCTGCGCGGATTCGGGCCGCCGCTGCTGATCAGCCTCGGCCTGGTCGCCATGGACGCCGGCATGGGGCTGCTGCTGCCCGTGCTGATCCGGCACGGCATCGACGACGGTGTCACGGCGGCGGCGCTCGGCGCGGTCTGGGCGGCGGCCCTGCTCGGCCTGGTCGCGGTGATCGTCCAGTGGGCGGCGCAGATCGCCGAGACCCGGATGACCGGGCGCACCGGCGAACGCGTGCTGTACTCGCTGCGGCTGAAGATCTTCGCCCAGCTCCAGCGGCTCGGCCTCGACTACTACGAGCGCGAGCTGACCGGCCGGATCATGACCCGGATGACCACGGACGTCGACGCGCTGTCGACGTTCCTCCAGACCGGCCTGGTCACCGCGTTCGTCTCGGTCGTCACCTTCTGCGGCATCATGGTCGCCCTGCTGGTCATCGACATCGAGCTCGCGCTGGTCGTCTTCGCGACGCTGCCGCCGCTGATCGTCGCCACGTACTACTTCCGCCGGGCGAGCGTGAAGGCGTACGAACTCGCCCGTGAGCGGGTGTCGGTGGTCAACGCCGACCTTCAGGAGTCGGTGTCCGGGCTGCGGATCGTGCAGGCCTTCCGGCGTGAGCAGGACGGCGGCGCACGGTTCGCCGAGCGCAGCGACAGCTACCGCCAGGCGCGTATCCGGGGCCAGTGGCTGATCTCGATCTACTTCCCCTTCGTGCAGTTCCTGTCGTCGGCGGCCGCGGCGTCGGTGCTGATCGTGGGCGGCACCCGGATCGACGCGGCCACGCTGACGACCGGCGCGCTGGTGGCGTACCTGCTCTACATCGACCTGTTCTTCGCCCCGGTCCAGCAGCTCTCCCAGGTCTTCGACGGCTACCAGCAGGCCACGGTCTCGCTCGGCCGCATCCAGGAACTGCTCCGCGAACCGACCTCGACGAAGGCCGCCGCCGAGCCGCTGGAGGTGCTGTCGCTGCGCGGCGAGATCGCCTTCGAGGACGTGCACTTCAGCTACGGCGACGAGGAGGAGGCGCTCGGCGGGATCGACGTCCGCATCCCCGCCGGGCAGACCGTCGCGTTCGTCGGCGAGACCGGCGCGGGCAAGTCGACCCTGGTCAAGCTGGTGGCACGGTTCTACGACCCGACCGGCGGCCGGGTCACCGTCGACGGCCAGGACCTGCGGGCCCTGGACATCACGTCGTACCGGCACCGGCTCGGGGTCGTGCCGCAGGAGGCGTACCTCTTCCAGGGCACCGTCCGCGACGCCATCGCCTACGGCCGCCCCGACGCCACGGACGCCGAGGTCGAGGCCGCGGCCCGGGCGGTCGGCGCCCACGAGATGATCGCGACGCTGGAGGGCGGCTACCTCCACGAGGTCGCCGAGCGCGGCCGCAACCTCTCCGCCGGCCAGCGCCAGCTGATCGCGCTGGCCCGCGCCGAGCTGGTCGACCCGGACGTCCTGCTCCTCGACGAGGCGACGGCCGCGCTGGACCTGGCCACGGAGGCTCAGGTCAACCAGGCCACCGACCGTCTCGCGGGCCGCCGTACGACCCTGGTGGTGGCCCACCGGCTGACGACGGCCGCCCGCGCGGACCGGGTGATCCTCATGGATCACGGCCGTGTCGCCGAGGACGGTACGCATGAGGAGCTGCTGGCGCTCGGCGGGCAGTACGCCGAGCTGTGGCGGACCTTCCTCGGCGAGGCCGAGCCGGAGGAACCGGTCGGGGCGGCCCGGTGAGGTCCCGCCCCGTGTCGCCGTGACGGTCGTGCAACCATCCGGCATACGCCGTGCGTCCGTACATCAGTACGCTCATTGCCGGTGTACGGGGAGGACAAGACGGTGGACAAAGGTGCGATACGCCGACGACTGGCGGTCGGCCTGGCGTTGCTGACGGCGTCCGGCGTGCTCGCGGTGGCGGTCCCGGCGCAGGCGCACGCCGCCGCGCCGACGCGCTGCGAGGGACGCAAGGTGAAGACGTACCCGTTCTCCACCGGCACCCTCTACGTCTACAAGCGCGGCGGTCACGTCTGCGTCATCACCCTGCCCAAGGACCCCGGCCGCTCGCAGTGGATGAAGGCCAGCGTCCAGGCGTACCGGGCGCACCCGGTCGCCGACGAGGGCCGGCGCTCCCGCCGGGCAGGCCCCGTCACCGTGTACGCCGGGCAGCGCTGTGTGTGGGTGAAGGGCCGGGTGGGACGGGGCTCGGTCAGCAAGGGCTGGATCCTCTGCTGAGCGGTGCCCCTCGCCGCCGTTCGGCCATCCCCGTGGCGAATTCCTCATCTCCCCTGGTGCGGTTGGTAGTTGCTCGCTAGCTTGCGGCGCACATCCGCTTCCCAGGGGAGGGTGAATGGTCCGCAAGACCCTCAGATGGCTGCTGACGCTCGCGCTGCTGACCGGCGCGCTCGGCACGGCCACGGCAAGGGCGGCCACCGCCGCCGAGCCGGACATCGAGGCACGGCTGCTGTCCATACCGGGCATGAGCCTCATAGAGGAGAAGCCGTACCCCGGCTACCGCTTCTTCGTGCTGTCGTACACCCAGCCGGTCGACCACCGGAACCCGTCCGCGGGCACATTCCAGCAGCGCCTGACCGTGCTGCACAGGGACGTCTCCCGCCCGACCGTCTTCTACACCAGCGGCTACGAGGTCTCCACGCGGCCCAGCCGCCGCGAGCCGACGCAGATCGTCGACGGCAACCAGATCTCCATGGAGTACCGCTACTTCACGCCGTCCCGGCCCGAACCGGCCGACTGGACCAAGCTGGACATCTGGCAGGCGGCCTCCGACCAGCACCGCATCTTCAAGGCGCTGGAACCGGTCTACGACCGCAAGTGGCTCTCCACCGGCGTCTCCAAGGGCGGCATGACCGCGACCTACTACGAGCGCTTCTACCCCCGCGACATGGACGGCGTCGTCGCCTACGTGGCCCCCAACGACGTGGTGGACAACGAGGACTCCGCCTACGACCGCTTCTTCGCCCGCGTCGGCACCAAGGAGTGCCGGGACCGGGTGAACGCGGTGCAGCGGGAGGCGCTGGTGCGCCGGGAGCCGATGAAGGAACGCTTCGCCGCCCACGCGGCCGAGCACGGTTACACCTTCCGCACGATCGGCAGCCTGGACAAGGCGTACGAGGCGGTCGTCCTGGACTACGTCTGGGGCTTCTGGCAGTACAGCCTGCTCAAGGACTGCGAGACCGTCCCGGCGGACGCGGCGCACGCCACCGACCAGGCGATCTGGGACGCCGTCGACGCGAGCGGCGGCTTCGACTTCTACACGGACCAGGGCCTGGAGCCGTACACGCCGTACTACTACCAGGCGGCCACCCAGCTCGGCGCCCCGATGATCGGGTTCCCTCACATCGAGCGCAAGCTGATCCGCTACGGCTACCTCCCGCCCCGCGACTTCGTGCCGCGCGAGATCCCGACGAAGTTCCAGCCGCGGGCCATGCGCGACGTGGACAACTGGGTCCGGCACAACGCCCGGCAGATGCTCTTCGTCTACGGCCAGAACGACCCGTGGGGCGCGGAACGCTTCCGCGTCGGCAAGGGCGCCCGCGACTCGTACGTCTTCGCCGCGCCGGGAGCCAACCACGGCGCCCTCGTCGCGGGCCTGGTGGAGCGGGAGCGCACCCTGGCCACGGCCCGCATCCTGGACTGGGCGGGCGTCGCGTCCACCTCGGGCGAGCCGAAGCCGTTGGCGAGGTTCGACGCGAGGCTCGACGTCCGGGAACCGGAACGGGAGCTCGCGATGCGGCCGTGATGTGCGCCGGCCGGTGACCGGGGGCTCCGCGCCCTCACACCGGCCGTGCGCAGCCCACCGGTTTCTCGCCGCCCAGCTGGACGTAGAGGGCCGTCGACAGCGGACAGTCGGTCCGCCGGTCGGCGGCCTTCGTCACCTCGTACTCCGGCTTCTGCTCCGCCCTGCCGTCGCAGGACGTCTCGCGGACCTGGCCGTCGCCGGAGTCGTAGACGCAGTCGCCGACGATCGTGCGGGGGCCGCCTCCGCCGCCGGGGTCGCCGGGGTGGGGCGCGGCGAGGTTGCGCATACAGGCGTAGCCCTGGGGGATCGCGCCGTCGCCGTCCTCGTCGGAGGTGCGGCTCTGTTCGCTGATGTGCAGCACGAAGTCCGTGGTCGCGGGGCACAGCGGGCCGTCGCCCACCGTGCCGTCGTGCCGGGCGACGACCCGCGCCGCCGCCCGTTCACCGGTGCAGGACACCTCGGTGAAGCTCGTCGTGCCGAAGGAACTGCACTCGTCGACGCCGAGGAACAGCGCGCCGTACCCGGCAGGGCGCGTCGGCGACACCTGCCGCCCGCTCGCGCTCGCGGTGGCGCTCCCGCTCCCGGCGAGCAGCCCGTCCTCCCCGGCCGCCCGTGACTGGTTCTGACATCCCGTCAGCAGCCCGACGAGCAGCACGAGCAGTGCACACGCCACCCCGGCACCACGTCTCCCACCCATCGCACTCCCCCCGGCTACCCCCGTCCAGCGTGGCCCGTCGAAGCGGGCGCACGCCAGGCGGTTGGGGTCCTTTGCGTAGATTAGGGGTGAGAGTGGCGATTGTGCGGCGTACGCGTTCTACGTCCAAAGTGCTACGGGTCGTCAGCGGTGCTTGTACGAGAGTCCGTGGCCGACCGGATAGAGGACCTCGGCCGGGTCGTCCGCCCGCTGCACCGGCACCGGCAGCCGGCCGCGCGGTGCCACCCGCCCGGCGATCACCCGGGCCGCCGCCCGCAGTTCGACGTCGGTCCAGGAGTAGGACGCCAGGACGGCCCGGACGGCGGGCAGCTGCGCCACGTCGTAGGGGTTGCGGATCGCCACCGCCACCACCGGCCGACCCGTCGCGAGGAGCTGCTCGACCAGCACCTTCTGCGCACTGGCCGCCGTGACGTTGTACGTCCCCACCACCACCGCGTCCGCCTCGCCCGCCGCCGCGACGGCCCGCGCGACGGTCGCCGCGGACGGTGCCGTACCGGTCGACAGGGCCGTCGCCGTGAAGCCCAGCTCGGTGAGGGCGGTGGCGAGCACGCCGGTCGGGGGACCCGTCGTCCCGGACGGGGAGGCCGGGTCGGCGCCCACCACCAGGACCCTCGGGTGAGTGCGACGGGACAGCGGCAGCAGCGACCCCTCGTTGACCAGCAGGGTCGTCGTGCGCTCGGCGATACGGTCGGCGACCGCGAGGTGGGCCGGGGTCCCGACGTTCCGGTCGACGCCGTCCTGGCTGACGCACGGCGCGTCGAACAGCCGCAGCTTCGCCTTCAGTCGCAGCACCCGCAGGATCGACTCGTCCAGCCGTGCCTCGGTCAGCTCGCCGTCCCGCACGGCCTTCAGGACCGCGTTCCAGGCGATGTCGAGGGACGGCGGATTCAGGAGCTGGTCCACGCCCGCCTTGAGCGCGAGGACGGGGACGCGGTCGTCGCCGTACTTCGTCCGTACGCCCTCCATGCCCAGCGAGTCCGTCACCACCAGCCCGTCGTAGCCCAGTTCCTCGCGCAGGATGCCGGTGAGGATCGGGCGGGAGAGCGTGGCCGGGTCGCCGGAGTCGTCGAGGGCCGGGACCATGATGTGCGCGGTCATGATCGAGTCGATGCCGGCGCGGACGGCGGCCCGGAAGGGCGGTGCGTCCAGGGTCTCCCACTGCTCCCGGGTGTGGGTGATGACGGGGAAGCCGTAGTGGCTGTCGACGGCGGTGTCGCCGTGCCCGGGGAAGTGCTTGGCGGTCGAGGCGACCTGCCGGCCGCGCTGGTATCCGGCCACCTCGGCGGCGACCATGCCGGCCACCGCGGCCGGGTCGGCGCCGAAGGAGCGCACGCCGATCACCGGGTTCGCCGGGTTGACGTTCACGTCGGCCACGGGGGAGTAGTTCTGCCGGATGCCGAGCGCCCTGAGCTCCTGGCCGGCGATCCGGCCGAGGGTGCGGGCGTCGGTGCGCGAGCCGCCCGCGCCGATGGCCATCGCGCCCGGGAGCAGGGTGGCGGGCTCGCCTACCCGGCAGACGATGCCGTGCTCCTGGTCGGTGGAGATGAGCACGGGCAGCCCGCGGGGCTGGGTGAGGGACGCGCGCTGGATGCCGTTCGACAGGTCGGCCATCTGATGCGGGTCGCGGGTGTTGTGCGCCCAGGTGAAGTAGATGATGCCGCCCACGCGGTACTTGGCGACCAGCTCGGCGGCCGTGCGGACGCCGATCTCCTTCAGGTTGGCGTCGATGTCGGCCTGGTCGGGGGCGGTCGCGGAGTGGCCGTAGACCCGCATGACGAAGAGCTGGCCGACCTTCTCCGGCAGGGTCATCCGGGCGATGAGGGCGCGCAGTTTCCGGTCGTCGGGGGCGGCGGCGTGGGCGGTCCCGCCCAGGGCCAGCGCGGTGGTGACGCCCGCGCCGGCCGCGAGGACCGTACGTCTGGACGGTGGTGCGGTGCTTCCTGTGCTTCCCCTGCTTCCCGTGCTGGTGTCGGGCACGTGCGCTCCTTCCGGAGGTGGTGCGCTGAAGGAAACTTCCAGGAGTCACCAATAACCGGGAAGTTTCTGCCAGTCAAGGGAATCGGCCGTACCGGAAGGCGGACGGCGACCGGAAAGGGGCCGCCATCGGCGCAGTTGGAGGGGGGCGCGCCGATGACGGCGTGCTGCCGGCCGCGGCACGGCGGAGAGGGTTGGTCAGCGATCGCAGCCAGCAGCGAGGGCCGACACCGCACCACGGTGACTCTCCGGCAGCTTGCGTGTTGGACGAGCGGGCATGGGGCTGGGTTCCCCGCGACGGGCGGAATCGGCGAAGTCGGTGAGCGGGAGGCGGGCGTGACGGATGAGTAGACGAAAGGGCGACGGCCGGCGACCGGCACGGGTCCATCCCGTGGACGTCCGGGCACGCGCCCAGCCGGCCGGGCGATCATGTGCGCATGCCCGAAGTCGCCGTTCCCGGCTCCAAGTCCATCACCGCCCGCGCCCTGTTCCTCGCGGCCGCGGCCGACGGGGTCACCACCCTGCAGCGGCCGCTGCGCTCGGACGACACCGAGGGCTTCGCCGAGGGGCTGACCCGGCTCGGCTACCGGGTCGGGCGGACCCCGGACACCTGGCAGGTCGACGGCCGCCCGCAGGGCCCCGCGGCCGCCGAGGCCGACGTCTACTGCCGTGACGGCGCGACCACGGCCCGCTTCCTGCCCACGCTGGCCGCCGCCGGCCACGGCACCTACCGCTTCGACGCCTCGCCGCAGATGCGCCGCCGCCCGCTGCTCCCGCTGACCCGCGCCCTGCGCGACCTCGGCGTGGACCTGCGGCACGAGGAGCAGGAGGGCCACCACCCGCTGACCGTGCGGGCGGCCGGCGTCGAGGGCGGCGAGGTGACGCTGGACGCGGGGCAGTCGTCGCAGTACCTGACGGCGCTGCTGCTGCTCGGCCCGCTGACCCGCGAGGGCCTCAGGATCACCGTCACCGACCTGGTCTCGGTGCCGTACGTCGAGATCACGATCGCGATGATGCGGGCCTTCGGCGTGGAGGTGCGCCGCGACGGCGACACCTTCGTCGTCCCGCCCGGCGGCTACCGCGCCACGACCTACTCGGTGGAGCCGGACGCCTCGACCGCGAGCTACTTCTTCGCGGCGGCCGCCGTCACGGGCGGCGAGGTCACGGTGCCGGGCCTGGGCGAGGGGGCGCTCCAGGGCGACCTGGGCTTCGTCGAGGTGCTGCGGCGGATGGGCGCACGGGTGACGGTCGGCCGGGACGCCACGACCGTCCGCGGCACCGGCGAACTGCGCGGCCTCACCGTCAACATGCGCGACATCTCCGACACCATGCCGACCCTCGCGGCCATCGCGCCGTTCGCGTCCGGCCCGGTGCGCATCGAGGACGTGGCGAACACCCGGGTCAAGGAGTGCGACCGCCTGGAGGCCTGCGCGGAGAACCTGCGCCGGCTGGGGGCGGACGTGGCGACGGGCCCGGACTGGATCGAGATCCGCCCCGGCGCCCCCCTCGCCGGCGGCACCGACATCAAGACCTACGGCGACCACCGCATCGTGATGTCCTTCGCGGTCACCGGGCTGCGGGTGCCCGGCATCTCCTTCGACGACCCCGGCTGCGTACGGAAGACCTTCCCCGGCTTCCACGAGGAGTTCGGGGCGCTGCGCGCACGCCTGGAGACGGCCTAGGCCGTCGGGAAGGCCGCCGTGGCCAGGACGCTTCCGTCGGCGGCCACCAGGCGGGCGCCGGTCAGGCTCGCCGGGTCGGTTCCGGTGGGCGTCGCCCAGTAGCCGTAGCCGTCCTTGAGCGGGAAGGAACCCGCCGAGGCCGTCGACCCGTCGGCGTGGACGAGCACACAGCGCACCGGGCCCCGGCCGGCCCCGTCGAGGTCGACGGACATGTACACCCAGCCCTCGTCGCCGGAGTGCGCGTAGATACGGCCGACCTCGCGGCCTTCGGACACCAGGGACGCCTCGCGCAGGCCGTCGTGGGTCCGCTGGGCCGGCGGCGGTGGCGCGGCCTCGACCGCCGTGCCGACCGCCCAGCCGCCGAAGCCGCAGGCCAGAGCCGTCGCCACGGCGGCCGCCGCCAGCCGGAGCCGGTGCCTGCGGGGCTTTCGCGCGGGTGCCGCGCCCAGTGCCCGTACGACCCGGCTCTCGAACCCGACCGGCGGCTCCGCGCCCGGCAGCAGGGCGAGAAGGCCGTCGCCGACCGTCGTCAGCCGCTCGATGTGCTCCCGGCAGTCCGGACAGCGGTCCAGATGCGCGACCGCCTCGGCTCGCTCGCGGGCGGGCAGGACCCCGAGCGCCAGCTCGGCGTCCAGCTCCCGCAGCCGCTCGCACTCCATGCCGCTCACCGCTTCTCCGCCGCCTCGATCAGGGCCCGTACCTTGAGCGTCCCGGTCCGGATCCGGGTCTTCGCCGTGCCCAGCGGAACGCCCTCGGACTCCGCGACCTCCCGCGCCGTCATCCCGTAGATCCCTGCCATCACCAGGGCCCGCGCCTGCTCCCGGGGCAGCTCCGCGACGGCCCGCCGCACCCGCTCCGCGCTGTCGTCGGCGAGCGCCCGCCGCTCCGGTGTCTCGGTGACGATGCCGAGCAGCCCGTCCAGGTCCTCCGGGGCGATGGGGCTGGCCCGCCGGGCCCGTACGGCGTCGATCGCCAGGTTGTGAGCGATGGTCGTCAGCCAGGCCCGCACCGAACCGCGCCGGGGGTCGTACACCTGCGCGTGC
The DNA window shown above is from Streptomyces chartreusis and carries:
- the aroA gene encoding 3-phosphoshikimate 1-carboxyvinyltransferase, with protein sequence MPEVAVPGSKSITARALFLAAAADGVTTLQRPLRSDDTEGFAEGLTRLGYRVGRTPDTWQVDGRPQGPAAAEADVYCRDGATTARFLPTLAAAGHGTYRFDASPQMRRRPLLPLTRALRDLGVDLRHEEQEGHHPLTVRAAGVEGGEVTLDAGQSSQYLTALLLLGPLTREGLRITVTDLVSVPYVEITIAMMRAFGVEVRRDGDTFVVPPGGYRATTYSVEPDASTASYFFAAAAVTGGEVTVPGLGEGALQGDLGFVEVLRRMGARVTVGRDATTVRGTGELRGLTVNMRDISDTMPTLAAIAPFASGPVRIEDVANTRVKECDRLEACAENLRRLGADVATGPDWIEIRPGAPLAGGTDIKTYGDHRIVMSFAVTGLRVPGISFDDPGCVRKTFPGFHEEFGALRARLETA
- a CDS encoding ABC transporter ATP-binding protein — its product is MAAQRGWARRLWGYAWRHPKDVVLALGSSLAGMAVMAIVPLITKVIIDDVIGDKSRGMAVWAGLLVGAALIVYVLTYIRRYYGGRLALDVQHDLRTDMFGTITRLDGRRQDELSTGQVVGRATSDLQLIQGLLFMLPMTIGNFALFLISLVVMAWLSLPLTLVALAVAPAVWWIARRSRARLHPSTWYAQAQAAAVAGVVDGAVSGVRVVKGFGQEDQETGKLREVGRRLFAGRLRTIRFNSRYTPALQAVPALGQVAMLALGGWLAVRGHITLGTFVAFSTYLAQLVGPVRMLAMVLTVAQQARAGTERVLELIDTEPSIKNGTKTLPADAPATVEFDDVAFGYADERPVLDGLSFEIRPGETLAVVGSSGSGKSTVSLLLPRFYDVTRGAVLIGGHDVRELTTDSLRAAIGLVPEDSFLFSDTVRNNIAYGRPDATDEEITAAARAAQADRFIAELPEGYDTKVGEHGLTLSGGQRQRVALARAILTDPRLLVLDDATSAVDARVEHEIHEALGHVMEGRTTLLIAHRRSTLGLADRIAVLDAGRLADIGTHDELQERSALYRRLLTDPDELGGVSPGHAQPACPREDTSVRDELDAEFDAERGVTPRLWTGDREPKDLALAESPATPELLAQVEALPPAIDVPDIDEARAVRPEESYGLKRLLRGFGPPLLISLGLVAMDAGMGLLLPVLIRHGIDDGVTAAALGAVWAAALLGLVAVIVQWAAQIAETRMTGRTGERVLYSLRLKIFAQLQRLGLDYYERELTGRIMTRMTTDVDALSTFLQTGLVTAFVSVVTFCGIMVALLVIDIELALVVFATLPPLIVATYYFRRASVKAYELARERVSVVNADLQESVSGLRIVQAFRREQDGGARFAERSDSYRQARIRGQWLISIYFPFVQFLSSAAAASVLIVGGTRIDAATLTTGALVAYLLYIDLFFAPVQQLSQVFDGYQQATVSLGRIQELLREPTSTKAAAEPLEVLSLRGEIAFEDVHFSYGDEEEALGGIDVRIPAGQTVAFVGETGAGKSTLVKLVARFYDPTGGRVTVDGQDLRALDITSYRHRLGVVPQEAYLFQGTVRDAIAYGRPDATDAEVEAAARAVGAHEMIATLEGGYLHEVAERGRNLSAGQRQLIALARAELVDPDVLLLDEATAALDLATEAQVNQATDRLAGRRTTLVVAHRLTTAARADRVILMDHGRVAEDGTHEELLALGGQYAELWRTFLGEAEPEEPVGAAR
- a CDS encoding S28 family serine protease gives rise to the protein MVRKTLRWLLTLALLTGALGTATARAATAAEPDIEARLLSIPGMSLIEEKPYPGYRFFVLSYTQPVDHRNPSAGTFQQRLTVLHRDVSRPTVFYTSGYEVSTRPSRREPTQIVDGNQISMEYRYFTPSRPEPADWTKLDIWQAASDQHRIFKALEPVYDRKWLSTGVSKGGMTATYYERFYPRDMDGVVAYVAPNDVVDNEDSAYDRFFARVGTKECRDRVNAVQREALVRREPMKERFAAHAAEHGYTFRTIGSLDKAYEAVVLDYVWGFWQYSLLKDCETVPADAAHATDQAIWDAVDASGGFDFYTDQGLEPYTPYYYQAATQLGAPMIGFPHIERKLIRYGYLPPRDFVPREIPTKFQPRAMRDVDNWVRHNARQMLFVYGQNDPWGAERFRVGKGARDSYVFAAPGANHGALVAGLVERERTLATARILDWAGVASTSGEPKPLARFDARLDVREPERELAMRP
- a CDS encoding glycoside hydrolase family 3 protein, with the protein product MPDTSTGSRGSTGSTAPPSRRTVLAAGAGVTTALALGGTAHAAAPDDRKLRALIARMTLPEKVGQLFVMRVYGHSATAPDQADIDANLKEIGVRTAAELVAKYRVGGIIYFTWAHNTRDPHQMADLSNGIQRASLTQPRGLPVLISTDQEHGIVCRVGEPATLLPGAMAIGAGGSRTDARTLGRIAGQELRALGIRQNYSPVADVNVNPANPVIGVRSFGADPAAVAGMVAAEVAGYQRGRQVASTAKHFPGHGDTAVDSHYGFPVITHTREQWETLDAPPFRAAVRAGIDSIMTAHIMVPALDDSGDPATLSRPILTGILREELGYDGLVVTDSLGMEGVRTKYGDDRVPVLALKAGVDQLLNPPSLDIAWNAVLKAVRDGELTEARLDESILRVLRLKAKLRLFDAPCVSQDGVDRNVGTPAHLAVADRIAERTTTLLVNEGSLLPLSRRTHPRVLVVGADPASPSGTTGPPTGVLATALTELGFTATALSTGTAPSAATVARAVAAAGEADAVVVGTYNVTAASAQKVLVEQLLATGRPVVAVAIRNPYDVAQLPAVRAVLASYSWTDVELRAAARVIAGRVAPRGRLPVPVQRADDPAEVLYPVGHGLSYKHR
- a CDS encoding RNA polymerase sigma factor; translation: MWRKGLSLGRVPDEALLSGLTTGDPELAVAFVRRFQRTVFGVAVAVLGDVQLAEDVAQQTFERAWRHAQVYDPRRGSVRAWLTTIAHNLAIDAVRARRASPIAPEDLDGLLGIVTETPERRALADDSAERVRRAVAELPREQARALVMAGIYGMTAREVAESEGVPLGTAKTRIRTGTLKVRALIEAAEKR